A single window of Apus apus isolate bApuApu2 chromosome 18, bApuApu2.pri.cur, whole genome shotgun sequence DNA harbors:
- the PIMREG gene encoding protein PIMREG isoform X2 → MTSVLQNVKATMAWRKHQLLADFDENESPVPDKFKRRASLSSLNTFRMSLRNRVPLKQVDLNFHKTPTWESLEARQNSQTLQSIKRKAKNAFGTVSQKIQKSCQSPVHSMVTFPAKSISRSCATGSTKKRSTTPQTPCHNKSVTPPTSSKGTPRSSRRALPGPTRMSEHREWRGFSSWLGKDTVSLRRSRRAAALKSPYSSPAPATGKIEFDCELELVSSGICKLKHISQAFDEALVQEESDMTVSLIRN, encoded by the exons ATGACATCTGTGCTCCAAAACGTCAAGGCAACAATGGCCTGGCGGAAACACCAGCTCCTAGCTGACTTTGATGAGAATGAGAGTCCTGTACCTGACAAATTCAAGAGAAGGGCTTCTTTGAGTTCTCTCAATACCTTCCGCATGTCTCTAAGAAATCGGGTACCATTAAAACAAGTAGACCTGAATTTTCATAAGACCCCAACCTGGGAAAGTCTGGAAGCAAGACAGAATAGTCAAACTCTTCAgagtattaaaagaaaagcaaaaaatgcttttggaaCAGTGTCCCAG aaaatacagaagtctTGCCAAAGCCCAGTCCACTCAATGGTAACATTTCCAGCTAAATCCATCAGCAGAAGCTGTGCAACTGGGTCTACCAAGAAAAGAAGTACTACACCTCAAACTCCTTGCCATAATAAAAGTGTTACTCCACCAACCAGTTCCAAAGGCACGCCAAGATCCAGCAGAAGAGCCTTGCCTGGGCCAACAAGGATGTCCGAACATAGAGAATGGAGGGGTTTCTCCTCCTGGCTTGGTAAAGACACGGTCTCTCTTCGGAGAtcaagaagagcagcagcactgaagagcCCTTATTcatcccctgctcctgccacaggAAAGAT AGAGTTTGATTGCGAGTTGGAGCTGGTCTCCTCAGGGATTTGCAAATTGAAGCATATCTCTCAGGCATTCGATGAAGCCCTTGTGCAGGAGGAGAG TGATATGACAGTTTCTCTCATTCGTAACTGA